From the genome of Solanum pennellii chromosome 6, SPENNV200:
TAAGGATTGTCTATCCATCGTGAGCTTCCTGCtgaaaattaaacatatttagATTCTAGTGCTCTATTTCGGATGAGACCTTGAACATGGATAATTAGTATATTACAAGAGGCCAGGTCTTAGGCAAACAAAATGGATTTGAACAGTGCTCCACTGGCCCTCGGGGATTTCTGGGTAAAAGGGAGGAAGGCTAACTTTAAATCTTTAATTACGACAAAAATCTCTCTGATTCTTTGAGAAAGATAAAATGCAGAGAATGCTCAGCAGATCCCTTTCCTTCCTCCCATTTCTATCAGATTTTTCCTTAATGTTATCAATTGTTTGATAACTATTAATACCAATTTTAGTATTTGGATTCTGACTGTTTCACTCCTGCTTAAAGAGTCTAAGTCTATGTTGCTTAGAGCGTTATTTACATCTGCAGTTGACATGACTCGCCCCAATGCATTTTCCTTTTGTATGTTGCTAACAGACTTTTGTGTAGTACATGCATCCTCTTTACACTATACCTCCTAGCTTACTTCCTATTTGAATATTAGGAGGGTGCTAGTGTTAAACATtgcattattttcattaagaaaAAGTTTTAACCATCACATTATTGTAGAGTAGCTTTGTGGATTTTATAAGGAAGATAATAAAGTCGCAGTGAAGGCTGAGTGCAGATTTGACTTCAAGCTTCCAGCTAGTAGGCTCATTTGACGAGAAAATTTTGAACCCTGTTAGTGTTCTTTAATGACAAGATTTAGTGGCAGGTAGGGGGAACTCGTAATGCCAGTTATGGTAAGAAAATGTTATGTTTGGGTAAACAAGTGGGTATTGTCAATAGAGGGAGGGGCTTCATAAATTACAATATCACACTGATGCAGAGTATCAAACCACGTGTCTCAGTAGCCCTGTGCTAGATGACCATCAAGTTTAAACTTGACTGGTATAATACTTTATTTGCACTCAACTTCATCACCTTCTCCCTAATGTGTTAACTCGGAAACTCCTATTGGGATCTTCTCTTACAGTGTGTGTgtgttgggggggggggaatagAATTCGGGAAGGCATCTCTAAGTGTCTACAGGGTGCCTTGGTTGAAGGAAAGTGTCATGTTCAGAAAACGGGCTTGCATCTATTTAAATAACTCTATATTACTTACTTTCCTTTACTTTGATGCATATAATATAATCCCTGTACTTGCATTGTCTTTTGCAAGCTTTTAAGCCAGCTGGGAATTGGTAAGCCAGTGGTTTTGTCTGTGATTCTACCCAACCTCGTATGGTATTTCCCCCCCACATTAGTTCATGACCTAATACCTCCAAAGCTACATCACCTCGTTGTAACAGAAATCTGACTTTGAAAAGGAAATCAAACATGAGTTGTTACTTCCAACTTCTTGattagaatttatttttcttcattaacAAATCTTACTCATATTATTCATGTGGAAGACTTGTTCTGATCTGCCAAATTATTTTGGTGAAGAGGCACTCAGTGTATGTTGAGGAGTGGATTAAAATATGGTCTTCCGTATTATTATGTTATTGCTTGCATGCAATGACATTTTGTATTAACATGTGAAACAGGTGGAGTCTCTCCTTACAGAAATATGTGATACAACTTCAATTGCAGAAGTTGACTTAAAAGTAAGCTggtattgtaatttttttctgtttattttatttcttattccTATGTCCTTCACGGAAGTTATTTATGATCTGCCCTTGATGCATGATTAATCTTCaatcattttaaaattcttCTACTTCTTATGAcactttttcattttgttattaGCTTGGTGAATTTCGTTTGTATGTGAAGAGAGACTTGACAGGGCAAAGTACAACTTCATTGCCTCCAATATCCAGTCCTGTCAGTGTTCCCTCATCTGTTGAGGTGGCTGATTCAAACGGCTCAGCCTCATCAACATCATTAGCAATCACAAAATCTTCACCTCCCTCAGATGGAATTCAGACGATGATTGAAAAAGCTGCAGATGAAGGCTTGGTGATAATTCAATCTCCAAGGGTGTGATTACAGTGaatctctctttctctctttatatCTATCTCTTCCTTTCTCCGCCTGAAAATGACAATTCTCATGTGTCATGCAGGTTGGTTTCTTCAGAAGATCTCGAACCATTAAGGGAAAACGTGCACCTCCAGCCTGTAAAGAAGTAGgtgttctttttcattttttgctcTTTAAATCATATGATGAGATTTTTCTGTTTGATAAAACTAAGAGATTGACGATGAAGTCTTTGTATAACTGATTACTAAAGTTCTGAAAAGTTTACTATTAATCTCATTTTGATATTGCTCCTTCCCCTTCAAAAGGAGGTCTGTTCAAAGTGGAGGTCTAAGCAAAATTCTGGAATATCTACTTTATAAAGCTGCCTTTAACTATGTTTAAATATCTGTTGCTTCGTTACAAAAAAAATCTGTTGCTTCATTTTGTGAGAATTGGATGCTAAATCCTTTTAGTACTATCATGCAGCCATACGATGCCAAGGCAAATTTTACTCTATTTCTGAAACCCCCTTCCTCTCAACCTGTCCTCTTTGTCagtctcttcttttttctctgTTGCGTCTCTCTCAATTCACGATTAGAAGTGTCCTCTGTGCTTTGGTATTACACTTACTGGCCACTGAACATATGACCTTTTCTTTTTCGTAATTCTATTCTGTAGAAGCAACAAGTGAAGGAGGGACAAGTAGTTTTCTATATTGAGCAGCTTGGAGGCGAGCTCCCCGTCGAGGTTCGGGCCCTGCTATAGATGCATACTTGCATGATTTCTTTTTCACCGTTCACGCTGTTCCTCTTTGCTCCAACGTTTATTTTAAGTACATTCTCATGCATCTTTTTTGATTATccttttgtcttttcttttctatccTCTTTTAGTCTGACGTATCGGGAGAGGTTATCAGGATACTCCGAAAAGATGGAGGTATGCTTCTTAATTCTTATATGTGCTGAAAATCATTTTGTACAACCATATCTGTGACTACTTCAAGATCTCACTTTACCTGTCTATTGAACAGATCCTGTTGGATATGGTGACCCTCTAATCTCAATCCTCCCTTCTTTCCCTGGTATAAAGAAGCTTCAATAGATGATTCTTGTAGCATATGCCTTCTGGAACAGagttcatcattttttttagagaataCTTGAGTTGAAAATTGTTGATTGCCTTCTATCGGAACAGCgggatttttattttgtttatttcttttagtttaAATATCTGCACcagaaatgttttaaattttttaatttatactcTTATTTCTTTTGCATCTTGTGTTATTAGCTCTGGTTCATTCCTTTCCAGTAGTCATAATTGATATC
Proteins encoded in this window:
- the LOC107023594 gene encoding uncharacterized protein LOC107023594 isoform X2 produces the protein MAACGFGASGLKLTSLNLGSTKPKLSVVHNLRTKKFVQSDGLLLTTKSRKTFDCRCSTVEAESTAIPNSDDSSSKIVSSETASPLIPNSYEVESLLTEICDTTSIAEVDLKLGEFRLYVKRDLTGQSTTSLPPISSPVSVPSSVEVADSNGSASSTSLAITKSSPPSDGIQTMIEKAADEGLVIIQSPRVGFFRRSRTIKGKRAPPACKEKQQVKEGQVVFYIEQLGGELPVESDVSGEVIRILRKDGDPVGYGDPLISILPSFPGIKKLQ
- the LOC107023594 gene encoding uncharacterized protein LOC107023594 isoform X1; translation: MAACGFGASGLKLTSLNLGSTKPKLSVVHNLRTKKFVQSDGLLLTTKSRKTFDCRCSTVEAESVAATAIPNSDDSSSKIVSSETASPLIPNSYEVESLLTEICDTTSIAEVDLKLGEFRLYVKRDLTGQSTTSLPPISSPVSVPSSVEVADSNGSASSTSLAITKSSPPSDGIQTMIEKAADEGLVIIQSPRVGFFRRSRTIKGKRAPPACKEKQQVKEGQVVFYIEQLGGELPVESDVSGEVIRILRKDGDPVGYGDPLISILPSFPGIKKLQ